One Maledivibacter sp. genomic window carries:
- the cysE gene encoding serine O-acetyltransferase — translation MFKAMAEYLDSVIERDPATRSRFEVILCYPSVHAIFFHRVAHFFYRKQLIVIARVISQLNRFFTGIEIHPGAKIGKRLFIDHGMGVVIGETAEIGDDVTIYQEVTLGGTGKETGKRHPTIGNNVVIASGAKILGPFKVGDDSKIGSGSVVLKEVPPNCTVVGVPGRVVIKDNIKVDENEKSTADLDQVKLPDPIAQELECLRKRIVKLEEELINR, via the coding sequence ATGTTTAAAGCAATGGCCGAGTATCTTGATTCTGTTATTGAAAGAGACCCTGCCACAAGAAGTAGATTTGAAGTAATATTATGCTATCCAAGTGTCCATGCAATATTTTTCCATAGAGTAGCTCATTTTTTCTATAGAAAACAATTGATTGTTATAGCGAGGGTTATCTCGCAGTTGAATAGATTTTTTACGGGAATAGAGATTCATCCCGGTGCAAAGATTGGGAAAAGATTATTTATTGACCATGGAATGGGTGTGGTTATAGGTGAAACAGCAGAAATAGGAGATGATGTGACGATTTATCAAGAGGTTACCCTTGGGGGTACAGGAAAAGAAACTGGTAAAAGACATCCTACTATAGGAAATAATGTTGTTATTGCTTCTGGAGCAAAAATATTGGGCCCCTTTAAGGTAGGAGATGATTCAAAAATAGGATCGGGGTCTGTGGTTTTGAAGGAAGTACCGCCAAACTGTACTGTTGTAGGTGTACCTGGAAGGGTTGTCATAAAGGATAACATAAAGGTGGATGAAAATGAAAAATCCACTGCGGATCTTGACCAAGTGAAGCTGCCCGACCCTATAGCCCAGGAATTAGAATGCCTAAGAAAAAGAATAGTGAAACTTGAAGAAGAACTGATTAATAGATAA
- the gltX gene encoding glutamate--tRNA ligase, with translation MTVRLRFAPSPTGYLHIGGLRTALYDYLFAKQKDGKYILRIEDTDRTRYVEGAIENLITSMEWAGVIHAEGPMLEDDKLVVKGEYGPYTQSERLDIYKEHVDKLLESGHAYYCFCSRERLDKIREEQKEKGEMLGYDGHCRNIPLDEAKKRVSNGEPHVIRLKLPKDREIVFDDLVRGTVTMNTNDSDDQVLMKSDGFPTYHLAVVVDDYLMGITHMVRGEEWLPSTPKQIVLYEALGWELPKFVHLPNILNKEKKKLSKRQGDVAVEDFRKKGYLPEALVNYIALVGWSPEDNKEIMTMDEMVESFSFDRVSKSGGVFDVDKLNWVNSHYIKEADIDRLTKLCIPYLVQAGMLSESEIDEKYEWVKMIMETARERISYMSQISEYAKQFFGEEVILEDDDAKEIIKLEHVQDLLNTFKQKVLDAEVIDAVFGKKVFKMIQKETGVKGKNLYMPIRAALTGQLHGPDIDKVIAILGRENIINRVDYVVKNYVG, from the coding sequence ATGACTGTGAGATTAAGATTTGCACCCAGTCCAACGGGGTATTTGCATATAGGTGGATTAAGAACTGCTTTATACGATTATTTATTTGCAAAGCAGAAAGATGGAAAATATATTTTAAGAATAGAAGATACTGATAGAACTAGATATGTGGAAGGCGCAATAGAGAATTTGATTACTTCTATGGAATGGGCTGGTGTGATCCATGCTGAAGGTCCAATGCTTGAAGATGACAAGCTTGTTGTAAAAGGCGAATATGGACCATATACACAGTCTGAAAGACTTGATATATATAAAGAACATGTAGATAAGCTTTTAGAAAGCGGACATGCATATTATTGTTTCTGTTCTAGGGAAAGACTAGATAAGATTAGAGAAGAGCAAAAAGAAAAGGGCGAGATGCTTGGATATGATGGTCACTGTAGAAATATACCATTGGACGAAGCAAAAAAGAGAGTTAGCAATGGAGAACCCCATGTTATAAGATTAAAGCTGCCTAAGGATAGAGAGATAGTATTTGATGACTTGGTAAGAGGAACAGTTACGATGAATACTAATGATTCCGATGACCAAGTACTTATGAAATCCGATGGTTTTCCAACCTATCATTTGGCTGTTGTAGTAGATGATTACTTAATGGGCATTACCCATATGGTTCGTGGAGAAGAATGGCTGCCATCTACCCCAAAACAAATAGTACTATATGAAGCTCTTGGTTGGGAGCTACCTAAATTTGTTCATCTACCCAATATCCTTAATAAGGAAAAGAAAAAATTAAGTAAAAGACAGGGAGATGTAGCGGTAGAAGACTTTAGAAAAAAAGGATACTTACCGGAAGCCCTAGTAAATTATATAGCTCTTGTTGGTTGGAGTCCAGAAGATAATAAAGAAATAATGACCATGGATGAAATGGTAGAGAGTTTTTCCTTTGATAGAGTTTCAAAAAGTGGTGGAGTCTTTGATGTTGATAAGCTAAACTGGGTAAACTCTCATTATATTAAGGAAGCAGATATAGACAGACTTACAAAGCTTTGTATACCCTATTTAGTTCAGGCGGGTATGTTGTCAGAAAGCGAAATAGATGAGAAATATGAATGGGTAAAAATGATAATGGAGACTGCTAGGGAAAGAATCTCCTATATGAGTCAAATATCTGAATACGCTAAGCAATTCTTTGGAGAAGAAGTAATTCTTGAAGATGATGATGCCAAAGAAATTATAAAATTGGAACATGTACAAGACCTATTGAATACATTTAAGCAAAAGGTATTAGATGCAGAGGTTATCGATGCTGTATTTGGTAAAAAAGTATTCAAGATGATTCAAAAAGAAACTGGAGTCAAAGGGAAAAATCTATATATGCCTATAAGAGCAGCCCTTACAGGCCAGCTTCATGGACCAGATATAGATAAAGTAATAGCTATACTTGGAAGAGAAAATATCATTAATAGAGTGGATTATGTTGTAAAGAATTATGTGGGATAA
- the cysS gene encoding cysteine--tRNA ligase — MKLFNTLTRKKEEFVPIIEGEVKMYVCGPTVYNYFHIGNARPFTVFDTLRRYLEYMGYKVTYVQNFTDVDDKIIKKANEEGVSAKDISEKYINEYFKDADTIGIKRADIHPKVTENIGEIVEFINTLIEKGYAYEVDGDVYYNTSKFDEYGKLSKQSIEELESGARIEVNEIKKHPTDFALWKKQKPGEPGWDSPWGKGRPGWHIECSVMSTKYLGETIDIHAGGQDLIFPHHENEIAQSEAYTGKPFARYWVHNGYITINNEKMSKSKGNFFTVRDIVSEFDPEVIRFFLLSAHYRNPINFSRELMQQAKNALDRLYNSKENLEHLIQNASEQTMKEEENKVFNDLLKYKEKFIYTMDDDLNTADGIAAIFELVKGINTNVDATASKELIQKSLELFEELTKVLGIVNKEKEILDEEISRLIEERQKARKDRDFALADKIRDDLKAGGIILEDTPQGVKWKRV; from the coding sequence ATGAAGCTATTTAATACCTTGACTAGAAAAAAAGAGGAGTTTGTACCCATTATTGAAGGCGAAGTAAAGATGTATGTTTGTGGACCGACGGTTTATAACTATTTTCACATTGGAAATGCTAGACCCTTCACAGTTTTTGATACATTAAGAAGATATTTAGAATATATGGGATATAAAGTAACCTACGTTCAAAACTTTACAGATGTAGATGATAAGATAATAAAGAAGGCAAATGAAGAAGGAGTAAGTGCTAAGGATATCAGCGAAAAATATATAAACGAATATTTTAAGGACGCAGATACAATAGGAATCAAAAGAGCAGACATACATCCAAAGGTTACTGAAAACATAGGGGAGATAGTTGAATTCATCAATACACTTATTGAAAAAGGGTATGCCTACGAAGTGGATGGAGATGTTTACTATAATACTTCTAAGTTTGATGAATATGGAAAGCTTTCTAAGCAAAGTATAGAAGAGCTTGAATCTGGGGCAAGGATCGAAGTAAATGAAATCAAAAAGCATCCTACTGATTTTGCCCTGTGGAAAAAACAAAAGCCCGGTGAACCGGGATGGGATAGTCCTTGGGGCAAGGGTAGACCAGGATGGCATATAGAGTGTTCTGTAATGTCTACAAAGTATTTAGGGGAAACCATAGATATACATGCCGGGGGACAGGACTTGATTTTTCCCCACCATGAAAATGAGATAGCTCAAAGTGAAGCCTATACAGGAAAGCCCTTTGCTAGATATTGGGTACACAATGGATATATAACTATAAATAACGAAAAAATGTCAAAATCTAAGGGCAATTTCTTTACAGTAAGAGATATAGTAAGTGAATTTGATCCAGAGGTCATAAGGTTCTTCTTATTATCAGCCCACTATAGAAATCCCATAAACTTTAGTAGAGAATTGATGCAGCAAGCAAAAAATGCCTTGGATAGGCTTTATAATTCAAAGGAAAATCTTGAACACTTAATACAAAATGCAAGTGAGCAAACCATGAAGGAAGAAGAAAATAAAGTATTTAATGATCTGTTAAAATACAAGGAAAAATTTATATATACTATGGATGACGATCTCAATACAGCTGATGGTATTGCAGCTATATTTGAACTGGTTAAGGGAATAAATACAAATGTAGATGCAACAGCCTCTAAGGAGCTTATCCAAAAGAGCTTAGAACTATTTGAAGAGCTTACAAAGGTACTAGGTATAGTTAATAAAGAAAAGGAAATTCTTGATGAAGAAATTTCAAGGTTAATAGAGGAAAGGCAAAAAGCAAGGAAAGACAGGGATTTTGCATTAGCCGATAAGATAAGAGATGATTTGAAGGCTGGAGGAATTATATTAGAAGATACACCCCAGGGAGTTAAGTGGAAGAGAGTGTAA
- a CDS encoding NRDE family protein, with product MCIIFFAYKSHPQYKFAFAANRDEFYKRPTKNARFWHDYPSVLAGRDLEKNGTWMGINKRGEFSAITNHRDFSLLIDEPTSRGNLVKDFLIEGKKPRAYMEKIKLEKHKYNPFNLLIGNISSLYYYSNVEDQIKELKPGIYGLSNSLLDTPWPKLSRGKKGFKEILRSKVELNPQDLYGILFDRWTPKDDQLPHTGIGLEWEKVLSSIFIESPNYGTRSSTVLLIDNDNHVTFIEKSLINSDTKEWKQVKYEFDIEE from the coding sequence ATGTGTATAATTTTTTTCGCATATAAAAGTCATCCACAATATAAATTTGCCTTTGCGGCAAATAGGGATGAATTTTATAAAAGACCTACTAAAAATGCAAGGTTTTGGCATGACTATCCCAGTGTTTTAGCTGGTAGAGATTTAGAAAAAAATGGGACATGGATGGGCATAAATAAAAGGGGAGAATTTTCGGCAATAACAAACCATAGGGATTTTTCTTTGCTTATTGATGAGCCAACCAGTAGGGGAAACCTAGTAAAGGATTTCTTGATTGAAGGAAAAAAGCCCAGGGCTTATATGGAAAAGATTAAGCTGGAGAAGCATAAATATAATCCATTTAACCTTTTAATAGGGAATATCTCTTCCCTATACTATTATTCCAATGTTGAAGATCAAATCAAGGAGCTTAAACCGGGAATTTATGGACTAAGCAATTCCCTGCTGGATACTCCGTGGCCAAAGCTTTCAAGAGGTAAAAAGGGATTTAAAGAAATACTCAGGTCTAAAGTAGAGCTTAATCCCCAGGACTTATATGGTATTCTCTTTGATAGGTGGACACCAAAGGATGATCAATTGCCCCATACTGGCATCGGATTAGAATGGGAAAAAGTCCTATCCTCTATATTCATTGAGAGTCCTAATTACGGAACTAGATCATCAACTGTTTTACTTATAGACAATGATAACCATGTGACATTTATAGAGAAAAGCTTAATAAATAGTGATACCAAAGAGTGGAAACAAGTTAAATATGAATTTGATATTGAAGAGTAA
- a CDS encoding cysteine-rich small domain-containing protein, producing MSENYKFVQNSKCEYFPCHKVKDTEKFNCLFCFCPLYMLKDKCGGNFKYNHGTKDCSDCTIPHSENGYEYIMSKMGEVIKIGSERD from the coding sequence ATGAGTGAAAATTATAAATTTGTACAAAATAGTAAATGTGAATACTTTCCATGTCATAAAGTAAAGGATACAGAAAAATTCAATTGTCTTTTTTGCTTCTGTCCATTATATATGCTCAAGGACAAATGTGGAGGAAATTTTAAGTATAATCATGGGACGAAGGACTGTAGTGACTGTACTATTCCACACTCGGAAAATGGATATGAGTATATTATGTCTAAAATGGGTGAGGTAATTAAAATCGGTAGTGAGAGGGACTAA
- a CDS encoding Mini-ribonuclease 3: MEEFLGSFNLNVMKQGELQTVSPLVFAYIGDALYEIYVRTYIVHKYKVKVNELHKLSTKFVKAAAQAKIVHAIEGELTEEEWKMIKRGRNQKSGSVAKNASITDYKYATGFECLLGYLYLLGKTKRLEEIINKAIDIIEKEEI; the protein is encoded by the coding sequence ATGGAAGAATTTTTGGGATCATTTAATTTAAATGTAATGAAGCAGGGGGAGCTTCAAACTGTGTCTCCTCTTGTATTTGCTTATATTGGAGATGCATTATATGAAATATACGTCAGAACATATATAGTGCATAAATATAAAGTAAAGGTTAATGAACTACATAAGCTTTCCACTAAATTTGTTAAGGCGGCTGCCCAAGCAAAAATTGTACATGCCATAGAAGGGGAATTAACAGAAGAGGAATGGAAAATGATTAAAAGGGGAAGGAATCAGAAATCCGGCAGCGTAGCTAAAAATGCCAGTATTACAGACTATAAATATGCTACAGGCTTTGAATGCTTGCTTGGATATTTATACCTTTTAGGCAAAACAAAAAGGCTAGAAGAAATCATAAACAAAGCAATAGATATAATAGAAAAAGAGGAAATTTAG
- a CDS encoding CPBP family intramembrane metalloprotease yields MEEDIMQKKGISILRALGIAAMIFLLQIILSIPFQVINVILLELGFSKILLYINVASDILINIVIIFIFVKIFRRNQEFKFKVKYKPSIKECLCVLLFLGAHLLIFSNTIGILIEKIEVSKWVVEAFDKILIDPVIAFMSLCVTAPVFEELIYRGIILEKLSKRYNMGVSIVVSAVIFGLIHANLHQGVNAFFIGLILGFIYIKTNSLLLCMFGHFANNFLGFISFMVVSDNVTDTVLEFSMAQFVLGIILLIVSYRFFNAREDVLELSVSDV; encoded by the coding sequence GTGGAAGAAGATATTATGCAGAAAAAGGGAATTTCAATATTAAGAGCTTTGGGTATCGCAGCTATGATTTTTTTGCTTCAAATCATTTTATCTATTCCTTTTCAAGTCATTAATGTAATCCTTTTAGAGCTTGGTTTTTCTAAAATACTCTTATATATAAATGTTGCCAGCGATATACTTATCAATATTGTTATTATTTTTATATTTGTTAAGATATTCCGTAGAAATCAAGAATTTAAATTTAAGGTTAAATACAAGCCTAGCATTAAGGAATGCTTATGTGTATTACTTTTTTTAGGCGCTCATTTATTGATATTTTCAAATACCATTGGAATACTAATTGAAAAAATTGAAGTTAGCAAGTGGGTTGTTGAGGCCTTTGATAAAATACTTATAGACCCTGTTATAGCCTTTATGAGTCTTTGTGTTACTGCTCCAGTCTTTGAGGAACTTATATATCGTGGAATTATTTTAGAGAAGCTATCAAAAAGATATAATATGGGGGTATCTATAGTAGTTTCAGCAGTGATATTTGGATTAATACATGCTAATCTTCATCAAGGAGTTAATGCATTTTTTATAGGTTTAATACTGGGTTTTATATATATTAAAACAAATTCTTTGCTTCTATGTATGTTTGGACATTTTGCAAATAATTTTCTAGGATTTATTTCTTTTATGGTTGTTTCCGATAATGTGACCGATACAGTATTAGAGTTTAGTATGGCTCAGTTTGTTTTAGGAATAATATTATTGATAGTGTCCTATAGATTTTTTAATGCTAGAGAAGATGTATTGGAATTGTCAGTATCCGATGTATAG
- a CDS encoding His/Gly/Thr/Pro-type tRNA ligase C-terminal domain-containing protein, with product MRMSKLAGKTLKSIEEEFNIESQKLILRSAMFANISPGVYSVLPFGIKSIDKLLQLLSDELKNDEFQRMYIPSNQEFERSMGLSLRNDMKSYKDLPKKAYDVFTCDREKVKIKDGILKSKRYRSLRTCCFYESEESLLEGYEKIKQLYKNKFHEIGLDVLSLQSYNHKTPMSIAEELILNCEAGDRTIFSCGECEYQSLEEVANFHIEENEAEEKEIEAVHTPDIKTIKELEEFMAIEAKDLAKTLLVKAGREIVAVVIRGDRELNLYKLAGILNVPVEDINMAEYEEIDGSIETVPGFVGPVELEGVRIIVDKEITKTTSLITGANKKDYHLKNVKYERDFIGDIIAQVSYIKEDDRCPVCGRRLDKSHGIGIGKVLNLSRINDVKGMQYKDKEGKPKDIYGVSSYIDIYKLLSSIVEKHHDGDGIIWPLKAAPYQVIISILNVKREDQVTLGEKIYNELKDLNIDVILDDRNERAGTKFYDADLLGIPIRIISARGASENKVEFKLRGQNERDELDANEAINRVLKLLDKN from the coding sequence ATGAGAATGTCAAAATTAGCTGGTAAAACCCTTAAGAGTATTGAAGAGGAATTCAATATAGAAAGTCAGAAGCTTATACTTAGGTCTGCAATGTTCGCAAATATTTCACCGGGAGTATACTCGGTTTTACCCTTTGGAATAAAATCCATAGATAAACTTTTACAATTACTATCCGATGAACTTAAAAATGATGAATTTCAAAGGATGTACATTCCATCAAATCAAGAGTTTGAAAGGTCCATGGGACTTTCCCTCAGAAATGATATGAAGTCCTACAAGGATTTACCGAAAAAAGCATATGATGTTTTTACATGTGATAGAGAAAAGGTAAAGATTAAGGATGGTATACTGAAATCAAAAAGATATAGGAGTCTTAGAACCTGTTGCTTTTATGAAAGTGAAGAATCCCTTCTAGAAGGATATGAAAAAATAAAACAGTTGTATAAAAATAAATTTCATGAAATAGGTTTAGATGTCTTGAGTCTACAATCCTATAATCACAAAACTCCTATGTCCATAGCAGAGGAATTAATACTTAATTGTGAAGCTGGGGATCGTACTATTTTTAGTTGTGGAGAATGTGAATATCAGTCCTTGGAAGAGGTGGCTAATTTCCATATCGAAGAAAATGAAGCTGAGGAGAAAGAAATAGAAGCGGTACATACTCCAGACATAAAGACCATAAAAGAATTAGAAGAGTTTATGGCCATAGAAGCCAAGGATTTAGCTAAAACATTATTAGTAAAAGCGGGAAGGGAAATTGTAGCAGTGGTTATAAGGGGAGATAGAGAATTAAACCTATATAAGCTTGCCGGTATATTGAATGTTCCTGTAGAGGATATAAATATGGCTGAGTATGAAGAGATCGACGGTAGTATTGAAACTGTGCCTGGTTTTGTAGGGCCTGTAGAGCTTGAGGGTGTGCGAATAATTGTTGATAAAGAGATAACAAAAACCACTTCATTAATAACTGGTGCCAATAAAAAAGATTATCATCTAAAAAATGTAAAATATGAGAGGGACTTTATAGGAGATATCATCGCCCAGGTAAGTTATATAAAAGAAGATGATAGATGTCCTGTATGTGGACGTAGACTCGATAAAAGCCACGGAATAGGTATTGGCAAAGTACTAAATTTAAGCAGAATAAATGATGTCAAAGGTATGCAGTATAAGGACAAGGAAGGAAAGCCTAAGGATATTTATGGTGTCTCAAGTTATATAGATATATATAAGCTACTGAGTAGTATAGTAGAAAAGCATCATGATGGGGATGGTATTATATGGCCTTTAAAGGCTGCACCCTATCAAGTAATTATATCGATACTCAATGTTAAAAGGGAAGATCAAGTTACATTAGGAGAAAAGATATACAATGAGCTTAAAGACCTTAATATAGATGTTATTCTGGATGACAGAAATGAAAGGGCTGGCACAAAGTTTTACGATGCCGATCTTTTGGGTATACCTATAAGGATAATATCAGCAAGAGGAGCCAGTGAAAACAAAGTGGAGTTTAAGCTAAGAGGGCAAAATGAAAGGGACGAATTAGATGCCAATGAAGCCATAAATAGGGTTTTAAAGCTTCTTGACAAAAACTAG